CTTCAGTATTTGCAGCTGTTATTTTATTTACTGTTACAGTTTCTGCTATTCCAGAAGAAGCACCTTTTACATAGACTGCCATATTTCCTATTCCATTAGTTAATGAAATATCTCCTGTAGAAGTTATACTTCCTTTACCATTAATTAAAACACCAATATTTCCACTTCCACCATTTAGAGAAATCTCTCCTCCACCTATATTAAGTGCTACATCAGCATTAGGATATACTCCAACATTATTTTCAGTTTTATCATATATTCTTATCTGATGACTTGTTAGATTTATGGCTGCATTAGCAATTATTCCAAAAGAACCTTCTATATTTGTATTTGTTCCACCACTTGGATTGATATTATAATCTGTTAAATTTGTTCCATTAGTAGTTCCAGAAGCTGTAGAAGTTGTGAAATTCTGATTTCCTTTACCAGTTTCTCCAATATCAACAGCAAAATTTCCAATTGTAGAACCAGATGTAGCAGCTCCATATAAACCTATACTTTTATCTCCAAATAGCTTCAATGGTTTATAGCTTCCTGCAGTTACAGTATTAGTTGCACTATTGAATGCAAAATTATCAGTAGCAAAATATAAATCATTATCAGAACCTGTTTTTAGGAAAATTCCAGCAGAATTCTCTCCATACATTTCTAAAGTTCCTCTATTTACTATACTCAATGGTCTTCCTGTGCCACTTGAACCAGAAAGGAAAATAGAAGCTGTCTGAGTGTATGTTTTTATACTTCCAGTAGGTCCATTATACATTATATGATGAACCCCAGTTCCATCAAGGGACATTACAAAAGCTGAAGTATATTTTTGATAATAATTAGTTCCATTAAAATATGGTTGAAAAATTACCTCACCTGTATTCATAGCTATAGCTTTTCTTCCTGCTGAACTATGGTCATAATGGTTAGTAAGAGAAGTGTTTCCCCCTTCAATAACTATTTTTCCACTATTTATCCATGTATATCTAGCTGAAGCAGCTGTTGTATTTTTTGTTGTTCCATAAGTCCAGTTAATATTATTTCCAGCATCATCATAAGCAGCTAAAATGTCAGCTTTATTACTTAGACCATTAGTTCCAGTATCTAATCCTGCTCTTTGACTTGTTGGATCAGCAGCCCCATGAATATCCATATGTACAAATTCTCCTAGGTTAGAAGCTGCATTTTCCATTCCTCTAGTATAAAGAAATGTTGCATTACTTAACATTGTCGATTGAGTTCCTGACCCAACTAATTTTTGAAACCCTAGTTGAGATCCACTAGAAGCTGTAGAAGTTCTAGCTAAACTATTCCATGTCAATCCTGCTCCAACATTTGCATGAAGATCACTTTTAGCATCATTTCCACCTTGAGCCCAAACATTAGCTCCACTATATCCAGTATATTCATATGTCCATGTATTAGCAGTATTTCTAACTAAATTAAAATTTCCACCTTTAATTGCAACCATTTCTATAACACCATTACTTAAAGTTCTAGTATCAATATGATTATCTGTTCCATTTCCACTTGAAGCAACATTTGAAGCAAATGATGGAATAGTTGGTGGCACGATAACTGGTATAGTTGGTGCTGTTGGTGCTGTTACTGTAGTTGGTTCAAATCCTGTTGGCGTTGCTGGAGCACTCACATTTATATTCTTATCCCCTGGTGTTGTTGGTGTTGTTATTACTGGTGCTGTTACTGTTATCTTATCAACAGCTGCTGGAGTTGTAATTGATACACTTACTCCACTTGGTGATGATGGTATTGAAACTACTGGTGCTGTAATTGTTGGCATTGTTGGCATTGTTGGACTTACCGTTCCTGGTAATGCTCCTAAATTTACAGTAGGTGTTGATACATTCACTGACACACTTGGATTAATTATTGGAAGCTCTGGTTCAATAGGTTTGATATTAGCTCCAACTTCAATTGTTTCTCTAAATACTTCAGTGTCAACAGCTACTCCATTTCCAGCCATTATTTTATCTTTTCCAACATTTCCTGTAGCTCTAAGCAGACTTCTTCCACTCTTTGTTCCATAATGCTCATTTATTGCATCTATTGTTTCTTTAAATTCTTTATCAGTTCTGTCTTTCATTTTTCCATTATCTAAATATTGATAACTTAAAAATACCTGTGTACTGTTGAATAAAGGTTTAGAATAAAAATCTCCCTTTCTTACAAGTTCCACAAAATCTGAATTGTATTCTTTTATCATTCTTTCATTTTCTGCTATTTTTCTTTTATTTCCTCGCGCTCTGTTTGTATCTTAGTTAAAAGATCTCCTTTAGTTTCCTGTATCTCCTCTGCTGTTATCCCTGCACCTAAAGATATCCCTCCTGTTATCATGAAGGCTATCAAAAGCGAAAGAGAATAACTGACTTTTCTCTTCAAAAATCTCTTTAGAGATTTTTCAATGTCACCTTTTTTCATAAATCTTTCCCCCTTAGTTTCCTGCTCTAACTTTTTGTTCCATCTTATCTAATCTATTCAAGTATTCATTAAGTTTTTCATTTTCTAATAATAATAGTTCAATCTCATTATTATTAGATTTGAATTCATCATATACTTCATCATATTTTTGACTTAGAAATACTCTGTTTTCATCAGATTCCATTCCTAAAACTTCCTCAAGCTTCATGATTTCTTCCTCTTCCATTTTCAGAAAAGCCATTCTTTCCTTACCTATTTCAAAAGCTGCTCCTGCTGCTGCAATTCTAGCTTCTGGAGTACTTTCGCTTCTGAATACCTTTTCCTCAAGAGATTCATTTAAATCTCTCCTGATATCTTCAATTATTTTCTTTCCTTTTTTTTCCTCTGCCTTTTCAGCAGCAATTCTTGCTTTTTCTTCAGCTTCTTTAGCTTTTTCAGCATCTTCAATGGCTTTTTGCTTTGCTTTTTCTTCAGCCTGTATCTCTTTTCTTATCTGTTCAAGAACTTTTTTCCCTTCTTTTTCACTTATTTCCTGTGAATAAAGAGTTGTTGCTCCCAAACAAGATATCAAAAGAAATATCCCCAAAATTTTTTTCATATTTCTTTCCTCCTTAAGAATAAACTTCATAATTTTTTAAATGTCATGATTTTTCAATAATCAATAAAAATCCCCCCTTTTTTATAAAAAATGACAAACAAATATTTTTAAAATTGTGATTTATAGAATATATTTATTTGTAATTTTGTTAATTTTATAAGTTTACAATCTTATTTAAAGTAAGTAAATTATAGCATAATATTTTTTTGCATACAAATAAAAACATATTATAAATAAATTATTTTTATTGTATATATTTATTTTTAGATTTATAGATATTAAACAATATTTTTATTTTTTATAAAAAATGTATATATTTTTTGAATGTGTAATAAAAATAAAAAATAAATTATAGTATTTTTTGAAAAATAAAGACAATGAAGAAAAATGTCAAAAAAAGGAAAATGAAAATATTCCACTTTAAAAAATTTCTAGAATATAAAATAAAGAAGACTTTTATGATAAGAAAAAGATATTGGCAATTTATAAAAAGAAATAAAAAAATGGCTGAATATAGTTTTACACTACATTCAGCCTCAAAAAATTATTTATTTATTTTAATTAATTTTTAAAATATTTTATTAAAAACAAAAATCATTATACATTTGCTTCTACAATTTTTTCTTTCTTTAAACTTTTAAAAAATCCTAAAGTACATACTGCTGATAATACTAATCCACATATTAACCCAATCATTTCTATTGTAGCCACTGGAGTTTCATGGAAGAATCTTACAAATCCTTCTGGAGCTATAACAATATAATCAGTAACAACAACTGTCATAAACATTGCTGGAAGAAGAGCTATATAATAATTTTTTCCATGATTATTTAAATATTTAGCTGCAGCCCAAAGTGCAATTGTAGCAAGAGTTTGGTTAGACCAACTAAAATATCTCCATAAAATATTAAAATCTATAAAACATAATGAAATTCCAACAATAAATAGTGGAATAGCAACTATAAATCTATTTGCTACAGGTCCTTGCTTATATCCAATTGCATCTGCTATTGTAAGTCTTGCACTTCTAAAAGCTGTATCTCCTGATGTTATTGGACATGCTACTACTCCTAATAGAGCTAAAGCTCCTCCTACTTTTCCTAATACAGAATTAGAAATTCTATTTACTACAACTGCTGCTCCACCATGTCCTAATGCTTCTCCCAATCCTGGAGTTCCACCAAAGAAACTCATTGCTGCTGCTGCCCATACTAGAGCTACAACACCTTCAGAAATCATAGCACCATAAAATACTTTTCTTCCTTCAACTTCATTCTGAAGACATCTAGCCATCATTGGAGATTGAGTAGCATGGAATCCACTTATAGCTCCACAAGCTATTGTTATAAACAAATAAGGAAAAATTGATTGTTTTGCTGGATGAAAATTATGTAAAGCTATCTCAGGAATATTATATCCTTGAACTACTATTCCTATACCTATTCCCACAGCCATTACTAATAAAGCAATTCCAAATATTGGATAAATTCTTCCAATTATTTTATCTATTGGTAATACTGTTGCTGCTAAATAATAAATTATTATAATTCCAATAAGTACCATTTTATCTATTCCTGTAAGGTCATTCAATATAGCAGCTGGACTTGTTATAAATACCACTCCAACTAGTACTAAAAGAATAATTGAGAAAACTACCATAAGCTTTCTTGCACCATTTCCAAGATTTTCTCCAACTAATTCTGCGACACTTGCTCCATTCTTTCTTAAAGACATCATTCCAATTAAAAAGTCATGAACGGCACCTGCAAATATACAACCAAATACAATCCATAAAAATGCTGCTGGTCCCCACATTGCTCCTGCTACTGCTCCAAATATAGGTCCTGTTCCAGCTATATTTAGAAATTGAATTAGAAATGCTTTTTTCCATCCCATTTCCACATAATCAACACCATCACTTAATTTTTTAGCTGGTGTAACTCTATCTGGTTCAATCCCAAATATTTTTTCAACTATTTTTCCATAAATAATGTAACCTACTATTAGAGCTATTATTGAAATAATAAAACTAAACATAAAATTTGCCTCCCATTTTTATATTTTAATATATAATCTTCTAGTATAAATAATACATCAAAAGCTTCTAAAAAGAATGGATTGTTCTTTAAAAGGTTAAATTTAATACTTAGAATGCAAAAATAAATCCTTTAATATCACTTTTTATATTCTATTCTTTATGGTATAATTTTTGTGTCTATACATGGAGGGGATATAAATTGTTAAAATTAACTAGCCATTTATTAAATAATCTAGGATATATTATTGCAATAGCTTTCTTTTTTACAAAGTTTAAAAGTGCTAAAAATATATTTACAAGAAAAAAATATAGCCAAAAGGATATTCTTCTCCTTTCTACTTTTTTCTCAGGACTTGCAATAATTGGTACATATACAGGAGTAGACTATCGTGGAGCAATAGTAAATGTTAGAAATATAGGTGTAATTGTTGGAGGAATTCTTGCAGGACCTGAAGTTGGAATTATGGTTGGTCTTATTGCTGGTATTCATAGATTATTTGTAGATGCAAGTTCTATAACTACTATTCCATGTGCTATTGCTACAATGTCAGGTGGCTTTGTCACTGCTCATCTTTATAAAAAAACCAATGAAAAAAATTGCTATCTATATGGATTTCTTGGTGGTTTCATTGTTGAAAATCTCAGTATGATATTAATACTTGTCCTTGGTTCAGATTTTGAGCTTGCAAAGGACATAGTTTCTAAGATATATTTCCCAATGATACTTGCTAATGCAATTGGTGTATCAATAGTAATTCTTATTATTCAGGATATAATTTCTGAAAAAGAAATTATAGCTGGTAAACAGGCAAAACTAGCTCTTGAAATAGCTAA
Above is a window of Fusobacterium varium DNA encoding:
- the yjiY gene encoding Inner membrane protein YjiY, whose protein sequence is MFSFIISIIALIVGYIIYGKIVEKIFGIEPDRVTPAKKLSDGVDYVEMGWKKAFLIQFLNIAGTGPIFGAVAGAMWGPAAFLWIVFGCIFAGAVHDFLIGMMSLRKNGASVAELVGENLGNGARKLMVVFSIILLVLVGVVFITSPAAILNDLTGIDKMVLIGIIIIYYLAATVLPIDKIIGRIYPIFGIALLVMAVGIGIGIVVQGYNIPEIALHNFHPAKQSIFPYLFITIACGAISGFHATQSPMMARCLQNEVEGRKVFYGAMISEGVVALVWAAAAMSFFGGTPGLGEALGHGGAAVVVNRISNSVLGKVGGALALLGVVACPITSGDTAFRSARLTIADAIGYKQGPVANRFIVAIPLFIVGISLCFIDFNILWRYFSWSNQTLATIALWAAAKYLNNHGKNYYIALLPAMFMTVVVTDYIVIAPEGFVRFFHETPVATIEMIGLICGLVLSAVCTLGFFKSLKKEKIVEANV